Below is a window of Salvelinus fontinalis isolate EN_2023a chromosome 31, ASM2944872v1, whole genome shotgun sequence DNA.
TTCATTACAAGTAGATTCACCAGAACTGGAGGGTTCAGAAATATTTCCAGTCAAGTTGTCTTTTTCCAGCATTTTTGATTTCGATGGTCAGTCTTTTCATTGTTTGGTGTGTTACCACTGCAGAAAAAAAGAGAGATTTAGTAAAAAAAGAGAAAATAGTGGCCGAAACATTATGTCACATCCCTGACGAGGAAATGAAATGTGCAACATCAATCAGGCAGAGTAGAGGAGATCAAAGAGCGCCCCACACCCTCCATCTGGTTCTGTTTGGGGAGACTTttttctccctgcctctctccttcgtTCATTCCCTTTTTCTACTCTGAGACTGGGTTCTTCTTGTATTTTCTGTCAGGCATTCCTCCATGTTACAGAGACAATGACATAGTGGCACGCAAGGTAGAACCAGTCAGAAGACAATACCTGTCTCAGTTCTTATACACCCCTCCGTTTTATATCTGAACTGGAGATGATTTACTGGTTCTTTGATTGAGTAAAGGTCTCAGGTATACCCATATACTGTCATCACATCTCTATATCCAAATGTGGAGTAATGTTTGTGTTAcagggatgtttgtgtgtatatgcgtgtgtgtcTATTCATgtggtgcatgtgtgtctgtgtgtataaggGCATGTAGGTGTGTATGTCTGTGCATATGCGTGAGGgtgtgtatataacctccacatgtGATAACATTCTGCCGTCTCTCTCAGTGGAAATATTTAGGCTAAGTCCTCGTTTGAGCGTGCAGTTCAAACAGGAGAAGGCAGAGATTTCTTACCTTTTCCAGACGTCGGCTATCTCCAGGGGGCTTTCCATACAACACAGGGTATTGTGAGTACGCTTGGCCCCTCTTTGGAAATGtgctgtgtatatgtgtgtttataTCAACCCTGATATCCATTTTCCATTATTCCGTTAGCTCTGAGATATTTATTTTTACGGTGAGGGTGTTCAATGGAATTGTAATGTATAAATAGTTTGATCAGTCACAGGCGTCTCGATGACTCTGAGGAGGACACACTAACAATGCACCCCATTGTACCAATTAAAGCTTGAGTCTTtcattgaaacaataacaaagtggtcaccccacctctgttttggtaaaaagctaagggatgggcctggagaaatgtatccactctcaaattcatagacgaggtcagcacaggtgcatcaaagctgggacagagagactgaaaaacagcttctttctcaaggccatcagactgttaaatagcaatcTCTAGTCGGCCTACACCCAGTACCctaccctgaacttagtcacgAGCCGGCTACCACATGGTTACTCATCTCTGCCCCTTGTCGGCTGCTgccatactgtatgtacatagacatggaacactggtcactttaataatggaacactgatcacttcaataatgtttacatactgttttacccatttcatacgtatatactgtattctactcaagtctatcctattcaactattgctgtacatatactatttTATCCACGTATTCTTCAAATATACTAtatattctatccacatactgtccataatgtctacgCATTCTATCACAtatatacactacctttcaaaaaatgttggggtcacttagaaatggccttgttttttaaagaaaagcaattttttggggcctttaaaataacatcaaattgatcagaaatatagtgtagacattgttaatgttgtaaatgactattgtagcagaaaatggcagattttggggggaatatctacataggtgtacagagaccagaaacacagtgtagacattgatcagaaacacagtgtagacattgttaatgttgtagatgactattgtagctggaaacgattttttatggaatatcttaataggcgtacagaggcccattatcagcaaccatcactcctgtgttccaatggcacgttgtgttagctaatccaagttgatcattttcgcagttgaacttgttctcaactggcctacctggttaaataaaagttaaatttaaaaataatttaaaggctaattgatcgttagaaaaccctttcgcaattatgttagcacagctgaaaactgttgttctgattaaagaagcaataaaactggtcttctttagactggttgagtatctggagcatcagcatttgtgggttcgattacagtctcaaaatggccagaaacaaagaaattccttctgaaactcatcagtctattcttgttctgagaaatgaaggctattccatacgagaaattgccaagaaactgaagatctcgtacaccgctgtgtactactcccttcacagaacagcacaaactggctctaaccagaatagaaagaggagtgggaggccctggtgcacaactaagcaagaggacaagtacattagagtgtctagcctgagaaacagatgccacacaagtcctcaactggcagcttcattaaatagtacccgcaaaacaccagtgtcaacgtcaacagtgaagaggcaactccgggatgctgtccttctaggcagagttcctctccagtgcctgtgttcttttgcccatcttaatcttttatttttattggccagtctgagatatggctttttctttgcaactctgcctagaaaagggttttctaatgatcaattagccttttaaaattataaacttggatttgtTTTTAACACAACAtggcattggaacacaggagtgatggttgctgacaatgagcctctgtacacctatgtagatattccataaaaaatctgccatttccagctacaatagtcatttacaacattattaacaatgtctacactgtatttatgatgaattttatgtttttttaaaggaccaaaaattagcttttattttacaaacaagaacatttctaagagaccccaaacgtttgaacggtagtgtatatatactgtatataatagatTGACCATCCAGGATATCAAAATGAaaaccatgttttgaagctatacagtgtttctttacatttgcattgtttacaaacattggagtaaaacaatctTATATTTGGGGTACTGGTGTGGTACAACAGTTGACGTTTATAAGTTATatttttcaagaatcaatgggtatatatcattattgatgtccaaaaataaaggattctagctttaaaggTAATGTTGCTTGTTATACTAGGCCTATACGCTGACCAGTGTTGGGTATTCATTCAGGTCAGTTTCCTGATTATACCAAGATAATTATTTTAAATCAACAGATCATCGATTCCACCGCCTTTACTGCCCATCTGGACCGGATAGTGGAAGGCTGGCATCTGTTTTACCGAGAAAGTTTGGCACGAACTTAATCTTGGTAGGTAAAACACATGTAGGTGAATTTTGTTTGTGTACTATAAGTATGTTGACATGAAGTCTCTTTCCGCAGGTCCACATTTCTTCAGAGAATAACCCACACCACATACTAAATGCACTCAAGTGATTCCACGTATAAACATTGTACCCTAGTGCAACACAACCCAATGTCCCTGATGCATTCAGTGCACTTTTACATTGGAGGGCATTCATGGAACTGTTTTGGACTGAGGCACATTCGAATCGAATCTCAAAAGTCAAGCAATAGATTTTGTTCTTGTGTTGTGGATGTCCGCAATGTTTGAGAACTGAGTGACGGTGGTGGAACTGAAGGGTATGTTCGTGTTCTGGCACAGAGGATGAAACAAATGTTCCCAGAGTTACCCCTTAGATTCAGAACctctcattctttcctttacTTGAGCTAATTTTGCCATTAGACTTCACTGCTACTCTGGTATGCCAGTTTCCCCTTTAGCCTACTGCTCAGAAGACTGCGCCAGGTCTCCAGTAAAACAAAGCGAATCTGAACACACTGTCTCTGAGGCTTTTTTCTGACTTACAAAACAATGGAACTGTGAAGCTGAATGCTATGAAACTGTACAGACGATTCAGTTCGATGAAAGGTTAAGATAATGACAGCCTAGTTCTATAGTATCTATCTCTCTAGTACTACTAAAGAGTGTTTTTCTCTTCCTCATGCAAAGCCTCTAATTATTCTAAGAAACCTGGGCACACTAACGAGGTCTGTCCTGAGGAGTTATAGTACATCATGTGAGGAGAATATTGTCTAGTTCCTACTTTCAAAATCCAAAGGAATTGATGATGGTGTTGAGTTGTGGTGACTTTAAGAAGGGAAAAGGAGGTATGGGGGAGGGGAGCTACTTGTTTTGGAAGAAATCTGGAACCTATAAACTTGGACAACTTATACGAAAAAGAACGGCAGAATATCCTCATCTGATTGGTCAACCCACGTGCCTTTGTCTCCGCCTCATTCCTTTACCCTTACCAATCACAAAACGCATTTTCTTCCTGTTATGCTTGGCCTGGCTGTGCCTTAGAACCCAGCTGGACCAATCTGTGGAACAGATGGGTGGGAACTTACAAGTTCCATCCTCTTTCTTCTTTAAAAGCCAGATGCAGGTTGGCTGCTGTCTTACATTGAGCTAGGATACTGGACGCAACTGCCGTTCTGAATGTAGCGAGCAGATTGTATTGTTAAATTGTTGTCATGTCTAGATGTAGGCAACATATGGATTTCCAATTCTGAGAATTGATTATTTTTCCATTTGCTTTCTATTGCTGGCAGATCTGGCAGATCACTTCTGGTATTTCTATATACAGGCTTGCCATAGAACAGAGAAACTAAAGGAGGCATAGCCCATTAGAGGCCCTGAATGAGAGAACAGAGGAGTGGGATAGAAACATTGTAGGTGTAGAAACAGGGTTAGGTAGATAGACTGCCATGAGAGAGGATCCGTCAAGCTGTGGTGAATACCCAGAGGGAGGGGTGGTGTCCAGCGAGGAGGAGCCAGACTGCGCTCCAAACAAATGCCCTGTGGTGGTGGTAACACCAGGGGCTGGCGGGCGCAAAAGGGTCACCAGGAAAGACAACATTTCATCGCCAACAGAGGACAACAAGTCAACAACAGGAGTGCCCCCCAGTCTGATCCCATCAGGACCCAAGAGGCCTAAGAAGAGTCCCCagccctccctgtctcctctccccatcccaggCCAGCCCCTGGAGGACCCTCAGCACCAGCGGGTGGTCGCCAATGTACGGGAGCGCCAACGGACGCAGTCCCTGAACGACGCCTTTGCCTCGCTTCGTAAGATAATCCCCACGCTGCCGTCAGACAAGCTGAGCAAGATCCAGATCCTGAAACTGGCCTCGCGCTACATTGACTTCCTCTACCAAGTCCTGCAGAGTGATGAGATGGACGCCAAGCTGGCCAGCTGTAACTACCTAGCCCACGAGAGACTCAGCTATGCATTCTCAgtgtggaggatggagggggccTGGTCCATGTCCGCTACCCACTAGCCCTCCCATTTACCTCTCTAACACCCTCTCGCCCTCCCCTCCCGCCCCCACGTCCTCCCACAGCTGCGCCCTCCGGACCAAATCTcccatgacctctgacccctgctcTCTGACCCTCATCCTCACATCATCTAACTCCTCCACCACTCTACACCAGGTATGCACGATACAAACCATTCATACTCAATAGTATCTTTCCAAAACAAAATGTCACTGTTTTATATTGCATGCAAAGAAGTAGTAATTCAACAGATCTGCTGAAGGTGATCAGAGATTAACCTGGTGTTTTAATATAGTATCAAATGCAATGCTGGACATTTGCCAGAATGAAACGTAATAACTTTGCCAAGTAAGTAAATCACAAGGGAGGAACATAGAACAGCACACCTTAGGTTACCACAAATCTCTTTTTACATTCAAGGTATACTGTAACTATTCTACAAGATCAGTTTGTACTGAAAATTGATATACGATGGCAGCTAAATGTATGCCATGATTATCATCATGATTATGGACCTAATAGGAGGCCATAGAGCTGTTATTTCATACATTTTGTAAGAAATATCAAATTGAACGCTAACAAATCACACCATACATAATCTTACTTGTATTCTAGTTTCTATACATATACAAATTGTATTTGGACAAAAAATCATAAAAATAATCATGTGCAACTTCATAATAGACTtgatgttttttttatatatatattggtATATTTATGTGAAAGGCATATAAGAATAAATTCCttcagagagtgggagagagaaagaaagagagttttACCCAGCCAGCCATAACTCATTGTACCTCATAGTCTCATCATTTTAGATAATATTAATCGGCCTTTGAAGCCAAATGATTGTGGAAAAAGTAACATGACAAGTTTCACCTTCCTACACCCAAACCAAGTCCCTTTTTTATTATTTTGGTACTAAAACTTTCCTTTGAATTCTTTCCTTCCGTTTTGGCTTAAACTTGCTCCACTGGACAAAAATGAGATAGATCTTGACGAGGCTCAACATAAATAACCTGGTTTTGAGAAACCATGCAGCAGTTAGCCATCAAAGGAGAATTGATGGCTGTCTACTGCACTCCCACAAACCACTGAGTTAGATGAAAGAGGTGCCATTGATTCTTCCAGCTCCACATCTCCATGGTAAAGATGGCTATCAGACACCTCATCAGTGGCTGTGCCTCCCTTCACCAGTGGCCACACATTTGCCATTTGAAACCACTGCTTTACCCACTTCACAAGAGGTACCGTTACCACGCTTCTGAGGGATGTCTTTTTCATACTACAGTCAGCACAGTGTGTTCATACAACCTAGCCCACGTTGACATGTTACTCGCTGTGACATTCTCAAACACTGTCCTCTAGAAATTGTGTTTGAGGCAAATGAAAGCTAAATGTCCTTTGACCCTTTCTTAAATACCAGGTGAAATGAATATAGGTGGAACAGGCGGTTAGATATGAGAGATGCATTCTCAGTGTTTGTGTTTGCTGGGATGGCCGTTGTTCTTGTGTCTGCAAGCTGACTCTGAAGGAAGACATGATTTGCTCCTTTCTCATTAGGGTCCTGTAGTATTCTCCAACTAATGTCTTCTTAACCTTTCTCATGTGAATGTTCTCCCTGCTATTCTATGGGGTTGctttgggatgtgtgtgtgtgtgtgtgtgtgtgtgtgtgtgtgtgtgtgtgtgtgtgtgtgtgtgtgtgtgtgtgtgtgtgtgtgtgtgtgtgtgtgtgtgtgtgtgtgtgtgtgtgtgtgtgtgtgtgtgtgtgtgtgtgtgtgtgtgtgtgtgtgtgtgtgtgtgtgtgtcagccacaTGAATACAGATTTGTATTCTGCCAGGGAGGCGTCAATGTTTATCCCTGTCTTTCAAGGAGATCAAATATACATTGCTGTTTTAGCCTGCTTTGTTCTTGTCGCTGAACTTATTGCCACACTCTGGCTTTCGATTGGACGTTTATACTTATATTTATTGAGTTTACTTTTGCCTTTATATGCATGTTTATTGATATTATCCAGTTGCATTTAATCAAAATACCACATTTTACAAGGACATGGTCAATAAAACACACAGCCATGACCTCCAGGGAAAATGGACAAACATTTTGATACTGAAGGGAGTTTATGCCCATTACCAGTTTAACTGTTAGAGAGTGCAGAGATTTCATTAGGCATCATGAACTAAGAATGTGTTTTCTTTAAAGCTAAAGGAAATAGCATATTTAGCATTATGTTGTAGCACTTACAGAATGTTTCTATCTTGTGTGTCTCCCCAGCATCCGACCAAGGCGATTGAGAAGCCTTCGCGTTGGTTTGTACTTACACCTCTGGACCATCTAAATCACAGATCTCAGCCCTGCCCTCACTCTGGAGAGGTACTGTAGAGACTCGGCTTCCTCGAGCGCACACAGAAACGACAGGGCAACAATTTTGAGCTACTAGCAGGCCTGGAAGACGGACAACTATAGCATTTTATGACCTGGAAATTGCAACTTTGACTTAGAAACAGTTTTGTACACAAATGTAAGTCATGTGAATGTTCCTATTCTAGTGTAAATACATGTAGTCACAACCAATAGAACATTGATTAAAAGGGAATCAGTTGCTGTAAAGAATGTATTTGTATTACAATTGTAGATATGTGGATAAAATACGCCTTGTGATTTTCTTGTCCATataataaaatgtgtatttgAGCATCTTTCTCATTCTCATCTTATAACCAGTCTCACCTTAAACCCTGTACTGCGACTACACCATCATGGTCCACCATCAGCATTCAACATTTGAAGATGGACGATGACACAATAGCATTTCTAAACACCAAATACATATGAAATACATTGATTATTATCcttctttgtgtttgtgtgtgaaataACCTGGGTTACCAGGGATCTATCTACGAGTTACCCTGTCAGCCTTAATTAGTGCTCTAGAACATACGCCTCGTTAAGAAGTCTGCTCTGGCAGACTAAGGTATAATTGCACATAAAGCTGTTGTTCTTTTGGGGGAAAATAAGGCCTCTAAAATATTTATTGGTTGGAAAGAAATGTTATGATATACCCAACCACAGAAGCACATGTGGATACATGCATTTATGGACCATGAGAGTGTACACTGTATATCAAACATGTCACAcctacacatg
It encodes the following:
- the LOC129829968 gene encoding twist-related protein 2-like, with the translated sequence MREDPSSCGEYPEGGVVSSEEEPDCAPNKCPVVVVTPGAGGRKRVTRKDNISSPTEDNKSTTGVPPSLIPSGPKRPKKSPQPSLSPLPIPGQPLEDPQHQRVVANVRERQRTQSLNDAFASLRKIIPTLPSDKLSKIQILKLASRYIDFLYQVLQSDEMDAKLASCNYLAHERLSYAFSVWRMEGAWSMSATH